One segment of Pseudodesulfovibrio sp. 5S69 DNA contains the following:
- a CDS encoding helix-turn-helix domain-containing protein: protein MGIIIDLDVMLAKKKTSSKELAAAVGITPQNLSILKTGKAKAIRFTTLDAICRTLDCQPGDILRYEADEPE from the coding sequence ATGGGCATCATCATCGATCTCGACGTCATGCTGGCCAAGAAAAAGACCAGTTCCAAGGAACTGGCCGCCGCCGTGGGTATCACTCCGCAAAACCTGTCAATCCTCAAGACCGGCAAGGCCAAGGCCATCCGCTTCACCACCCTGGACGCCATCTGCCGGACCCTCGACTGCCAACCCGGCGACATTTTGCGCTACGAGGCCGACGAACCGGAGTAA
- a CDS encoding LysR substrate-binding domain-containing protein, which produces MELRQINYFIAVAEELHFGRAAERCHIAQPPLSQQVKRLEEELGVTLLERTSRRVALTPEGKEFLKRCKDVRDRLNEAVICIQDMAKGLEGQLRVGFIGPASLSKLPQAIRSFRERNPNIRLDFSAQSTTEQLPLLRGDRLDIAFVRLFGHDTSGLNSLLFLREPYVLAVPEGHPFTERDSLDLKDLEGEPLVFFQPMNQPALYRSLIGAFHKAGFMPNIVQEANTEQSIIALVATGMGCALVPASSVVVNRGGVVFRPLTGDLPQWEITALWKKKNQSVILQKFLDVAREFREVH; this is translated from the coding sequence ATGGAACTGAGACAGATCAACTATTTCATTGCCGTGGCCGAGGAGCTGCATTTCGGACGGGCCGCCGAGCGGTGCCACATCGCTCAGCCGCCGCTGTCGCAGCAGGTCAAGCGTCTTGAAGAGGAACTCGGAGTGACGCTTCTGGAGCGGACCAGCCGGAGGGTCGCCCTGACCCCGGAGGGCAAGGAGTTCCTCAAGCGTTGCAAGGATGTGCGCGACCGCCTGAACGAGGCCGTCATTTGCATCCAGGACATGGCCAAAGGGCTCGAAGGGCAGCTCCGTGTCGGGTTCATCGGCCCGGCGTCCCTATCCAAGCTGCCCCAGGCCATCCGCTCGTTCCGAGAGCGCAACCCCAACATCCGGCTTGATTTTTCGGCCCAGTCCACGACCGAGCAGTTGCCGCTGTTGCGCGGGGACCGGCTGGACATCGCCTTTGTCCGCCTGTTCGGGCACGACACGTCCGGCCTCAACTCACTGCTTTTCCTCCGTGAGCCTTATGTCCTGGCCGTGCCCGAAGGACATCCTTTTACCGAGCGCGACTCCCTGGACCTCAAGGACCTGGAAGGTGAACCCCTGGTCTTCTTCCAGCCTATGAATCAGCCTGCACTCTACCGCTCGCTCATAGGCGCTTTCCACAAGGCCGGGTTCATGCCCAATATCGTCCAGGAAGCCAATACCGAGCAGTCCATCATAGCCCTGGTCGCCACAGGCATGGGCTGTGCCCTCGTGCCCGCCTCCAGCGTTGTCGTCAATCGAGGCGGGGTCGTCTTCCGTCCCCTGACCGGCGACCTCCCCCAATGGGAGATCACCGCCCTCTGGAAAAAGAAGAACCAGTCCGTCATCCTCCAAAAGTTCCTCGACGTCGCCCGCGAGTTCCGCGAGGTGCATTGA
- a CDS encoding methyl-accepting chemotaxis protein — protein MTATSAMADRSAIKAALQGDPEKADEFIRQYVRDNENLQGASVFNLEGKTVAGASSTGASMSGLDLSEREYVKNVIASGEAQVSSGVFKVKGGETIIFAVGAPVRGPNGELLGGVAVYCDWDRFCKTFIDPVTIGEHGYGFILNGAGRFIYHPKDRSLIMQDYAQNDFVRQALDMKNGEVRYQWKGMDKVMVFHSEPSTGWIVCMAANEADLAAGAIHQAYVLAWIGLAIVLLVVGLIVFFLRRLIIKPVGDGMVLAADMSKGDLVKDIESNSPNELGNLMRSLGSMVAALRNVVHDVKSAAENVATGSNEIASSSTQLSESATEQASAVTEITASMEAMTTRIHESMEAAQETEDTALKTGEHARKGGEAVRQTLGAMQDIAQRTSIIEEIARQTNLLALNAAIEAARAGEHGKGFAVVAAEVRKLAERSGVAASEIGDLTGRSLAVAENAEAMLEKVVLDIQHNEELARKVAEANKEQYASAEEIASAVKQLEVETQRSAAFSEELAATSEELSGQAVQLQQSMEFFRVAQDGRAMAASLGAQVMPALPGGAGGESGRV, from the coding sequence ATGACGGCCACCTCCGCCATGGCCGACCGGTCGGCTATCAAGGCCGCCCTGCAAGGGGACCCCGAAAAGGCGGACGAATTTATCAGGCAGTACGTGCGCGACAACGAGAACCTGCAGGGGGCGAGCGTTTTCAACCTTGAGGGGAAAACCGTGGCGGGGGCGAGCTCCACGGGGGCTTCCATGTCTGGCCTGGATCTGTCCGAACGGGAGTACGTGAAGAACGTGATCGCCAGCGGCGAGGCGCAGGTTTCCAGCGGCGTTTTCAAGGTCAAGGGAGGGGAGACGATCATCTTCGCGGTCGGTGCGCCCGTCCGGGGCCCGAATGGAGAACTGCTCGGCGGTGTGGCCGTCTATTGCGACTGGGACAGGTTCTGCAAGACCTTCATCGACCCGGTGACCATCGGCGAGCACGGATACGGCTTCATCCTGAACGGTGCCGGGCGGTTCATCTATCACCCCAAGGACCGGTCCCTGATCATGCAGGACTACGCGCAGAACGACTTCGTGCGGCAGGCGCTCGACATGAAGAACGGGGAGGTACGTTACCAGTGGAAGGGCATGGACAAGGTCATGGTCTTCCACTCCGAGCCCTCGACCGGCTGGATCGTGTGCATGGCGGCCAACGAGGCGGACCTTGCCGCCGGGGCCATCCATCAGGCCTATGTCCTTGCCTGGATCGGCCTGGCCATCGTCCTGCTGGTCGTCGGCCTGATCGTGTTCTTCCTCAGACGGCTGATCATCAAGCCGGTAGGCGACGGCATGGTCCTGGCCGCCGACATGTCCAAGGGCGACCTGGTCAAGGACATCGAGAGCAATTCGCCCAATGAACTCGGCAATCTCATGCGCTCCCTCGGGAGCATGGTCGCGGCCCTCCGGAATGTGGTCCACGACGTCAAGAGCGCGGCGGAGAACGTGGCCACGGGCAGCAACGAGATCGCCTCCTCGTCCACCCAGTTGAGCGAAAGCGCAACGGAGCAGGCCTCGGCCGTGACCGAGATCACCGCGTCCATGGAGGCGATGACGACCCGGATCCACGAGAGCATGGAGGCCGCCCAGGAGACCGAAGACACCGCGCTCAAGACGGGCGAACACGCCCGGAAGGGCGGCGAAGCCGTCAGGCAAACCCTGGGGGCCATGCAGGACATCGCCCAGCGGACGTCGATCATTGAGGAGATTGCCCGGCAGACCAACCTGCTCGCCCTGAACGCGGCCATCGAGGCCGCCCGCGCCGGGGAGCACGGCAAGGGGTTCGCCGTGGTGGCCGCCGAAGTCCGCAAGCTGGCCGAGCGTTCCGGCGTGGCCGCCTCGGAGATCGGCGACCTGACCGGGCGCAGCCTGGCCGTGGCCGAAAATGCGGAGGCCATGCTCGAAAAGGTGGTCCTCGACATCCAGCACAATGAGGAACTGGCCCGGAAGGTGGCCGAGGCCAACAAGGAACAGTACGCCTCGGCGGAAGAAATCGCGTCGGCCGTCAAGCAGCTTGAGGTCGAGACCCAGCGCAGCGCGGCATTTTCCGAGGAACTGGCCGCCACGTCGGAGGAGTTGTCCGGGCAGGCCGTCCAGTTGCAGCAGTCCATGGAGTTCTTCCGAGTGGCGCAGGACGGGCGCGCAATGGCCGCTTCCCTCGGGGCGCAGGTCATGCCTGCGCTGCCGGGAGGCGCAGGCGGCGAGTCCGGACGGGTATAG
- a CDS encoding bacteriohemerythrin: MSAKPNPAGYLPELALGIPELDDQYQALFDMLGRIDAVSPDMYRQLDDDETDEMLDIMNDLKDSAMQHFSFEENLMDEADYPGLDDQQDAHERFLDDLTRVEAELMNGTSVPLVKIHGFLADWFDEHIREKDLHFAKFRKESAK, encoded by the coding sequence ATGTCAGCCAAACCGAACCCGGCCGGATATTTGCCCGAACTCGCTCTGGGAATTCCCGAACTCGACGACCAATACCAAGCCCTTTTCGACATGCTCGGCCGCATCGACGCGGTGTCGCCGGACATGTACCGCCAACTCGACGACGACGAGACCGACGAGATGCTCGACATCATGAACGACCTCAAGGACTCGGCCATGCAGCACTTCAGCTTCGAGGAGAACCTCATGGACGAGGCGGACTACCCCGGGCTGGATGACCAGCAGGATGCTCACGAGCGCTTCCTGGACGATCTCACCCGCGTGGAGGCCGAGCTGATGAACGGCACGTCCGTCCCGTTGGTAAAAATCCACGGATTCCTGGCCGACTGGTTCGACGAGCACATCCGGGAAAAGGACCTCCACTTCGCGAAGTTCCGCAAGGAATCCGCAAAGTAA
- a CDS encoding M48 family metallopeptidase encodes MNIYLAIIIGSLLAAWFLGVLSDRLSARAMRPAPPEELADVFDAETYARSQAYTLASMKFSTVSETFNTLILVLAILAGGFNLLDVLVRTAGFGPLATGLAYIAALALISGVIGLPFEIYHTFVLEKRFGFNTTTPGTFVLDRIKGLVLGAVIGGALVAGLLLFLRETGPYAWLLCWGFAVLLSLGLTYVAPTWILPLFNKFTPLEEGELRGKLMAFADKAGFELSGIFVMDGSKRSTKGNAFFTGFGKRRRIALFDTLIKEMDADEIVAVLAHEVGHARLGHIKKRLATGILKAGAVFYLMSLFLDSAGLFAAFGMEHMSLYAGLVFFVLLYTPLSLALGVVANAVSRKHEFEADAFAARTTGRPDAMISALKKLSASNLSNLTPHPLTVWLEYGHPPVLARIRALAAGR; translated from the coding sequence GTGAACATCTATCTCGCGATCATCATCGGTTCCCTGCTGGCGGCCTGGTTCCTGGGCGTGCTGTCCGACCGGCTGTCGGCCCGCGCCATGCGCCCCGCCCCGCCCGAGGAACTGGCCGACGTCTTCGACGCCGAGACCTACGCCAGGTCCCAGGCCTACACCCTGGCGTCCATGAAATTCTCCACGGTCTCCGAGACCTTCAACACCCTGATCCTGGTCCTCGCCATCCTGGCGGGCGGGTTCAACCTCCTGGATGTGCTGGTCCGGACCGCCGGGTTCGGGCCGCTCGCCACCGGGCTTGCCTATATCGCCGCCCTGGCCCTGATCAGCGGGGTCATCGGCCTGCCGTTCGAAATCTACCACACCTTCGTGCTGGAAAAACGGTTCGGCTTCAACACCACCACGCCCGGCACCTTTGTCCTGGACCGGATCAAGGGGCTGGTCCTGGGCGCGGTCATCGGCGGCGCGCTGGTGGCGGGCCTGCTGCTCTTCCTGCGCGAGACCGGACCGTACGCCTGGCTGCTGTGCTGGGGGTTCGCGGTGCTCCTGTCCCTTGGCCTGACCTACGTGGCCCCCACCTGGATCCTGCCGCTGTTCAACAAGTTCACCCCTCTGGAGGAGGGCGAGTTGCGCGGCAAGCTCATGGCCTTCGCGGACAAGGCCGGGTTCGAGCTGTCCGGCATCTTCGTCATGGACGGTTCCAAGCGGTCCACCAAGGGCAACGCCTTTTTCACCGGGTTCGGCAAGCGGCGGCGCATCGCCCTGTTCGACACGCTCATCAAGGAGATGGACGCCGACGAGATCGTGGCCGTGCTGGCCCACGAGGTGGGCCACGCCCGGCTCGGGCACATCAAAAAGCGGCTGGCCACCGGCATCCTCAAGGCCGGGGCGGTCTTCTACCTCATGTCCCTGTTCCTGGACTCCGCGGGGCTGTTCGCGGCCTTCGGCATGGAGCACATGTCGCTCTACGCGGGGCTCGTCTTTTTCGTGCTGCTCTACACCCCGCTCTCCCTGGCCCTGGGCGTGGTCGCCAACGCGGTCTCCCGCAAACACGAGTTCGAAGCCGACGCCTTCGCCGCCCGGACCACGGGCCGCCCGGACGCCATGATCTCGGCCCTGAAAAAGCTGTCCGCCTCCAACCTGTCCAACCTGACGCCGCACCCGCTCACGGTCTGGCTCGAATACGGCCATCCCCCGGTTTTGGCCCGCATCCGTGCCCTGGCCGCAGGCCGTTAG
- the groL gene encoding chaperonin GroEL (60 kDa chaperone family; promotes refolding of misfolded polypeptides especially under stressful conditions; forms two stacked rings of heptamers to form a barrel-shaped 14mer; ends can be capped by GroES; misfolded proteins enter the barrel where they are refolded when GroES binds) produces the protein MAKDILFDAKAREKLKAGVDKLANAVKVTLGPKGRNVVMEKSFGSPVITKDGVSVAKEIELEDKFENMGAQMVKEVASKTSDVAGDGTTTATVLAQAIFTEGVKLVAAGRSPMSIKRGIDKAVEAIVEDLEKVAKPTRDQKEIAQVGTISANNDATIGNIIAEAMNKVGKEGVITVEEAKGLETTLDVVEGMQFDRGYLSPYFVTNTERMTCEMEEPLILINEKKVSNMKELLPVLEQCAKMSKPLVIIAEDIEGEALATLVVNKLRGTLNVVAVKAPGFGERRKAMLKDIATLTGGQVVSEDLGIKIENLTVNDLGSCKRIVVDKENTVIVDGAGKPAEIKGRIQQIRAEIADSTSDYDREKLQERLAKIVGGVAVINVGAATETEMKEKKARVEDALNATRAAVEEGIVPGGGVVLARSGKVCAKVKAADDDEQAGINIIARAVEEPLRQIAANAGLEGSIVVEKIKEGKGGFGYNAATDNYEDLIKAGVIDPKKVTRTALQNAASVAGLLLTTECAIADKPEKDSGAPAMPGGMGGMGGMGGMGGMY, from the coding sequence ATGGCGAAAGATATTCTTTTCGATGCCAAGGCCCGCGAAAAACTGAAAGCGGGTGTGGACAAGCTGGCCAATGCGGTCAAGGTCACCCTCGGCCCCAAGGGCCGCAACGTCGTGATGGAGAAGTCCTTCGGCTCCCCCGTCATCACCAAAGACGGCGTGTCCGTCGCCAAGGAAATCGAACTGGAAGACAAGTTCGAGAACATGGGCGCCCAGATGGTCAAGGAGGTCGCCTCCAAGACTTCCGACGTCGCCGGTGACGGCACCACCACCGCCACGGTCCTGGCCCAGGCCATCTTCACCGAAGGCGTGAAGCTGGTCGCCGCCGGCCGCTCCCCCATGTCCATCAAGCGCGGCATCGACAAGGCCGTCGAAGCCATCGTCGAAGACCTCGAAAAGGTCGCCAAGCCCACCCGCGACCAGAAAGAGATCGCCCAGGTCGGCACCATTTCCGCCAACAACGATGCCACCATCGGCAACATCATCGCCGAAGCCATGAACAAGGTCGGCAAGGAAGGCGTCATCACGGTCGAGGAAGCCAAGGGCCTCGAGACCACCCTGGACGTCGTCGAGGGCATGCAGTTCGACCGCGGCTACCTCTCCCCCTACTTCGTTACCAACACCGAGCGCATGACCTGCGAGATGGAAGAGCCCCTGATTCTCATCAACGAGAAGAAGGTCTCCAACATGAAGGAACTGCTGCCCGTGCTCGAGCAGTGCGCCAAGATGTCCAAGCCCCTGGTCATCATCGCCGAGGACATCGAGGGCGAGGCCCTGGCCACCCTGGTCGTCAACAAGCTGCGCGGCACCCTGAACGTGGTCGCTGTCAAGGCCCCCGGCTTCGGTGAGCGCCGCAAGGCCATGCTCAAGGATATCGCCACCCTGACCGGCGGCCAGGTCGTTTCCGAAGACCTCGGCATCAAGATCGAGAACCTGACCGTCAACGACCTCGGTTCCTGCAAGCGCATCGTCGTGGACAAGGAAAACACCGTCATCGTCGACGGCGCCGGCAAGCCCGCCGAGATCAAGGGCCGCATCCAGCAGATCCGCGCCGAGATCGCCGACTCCACCTCCGACTACGACCGCGAGAAGCTCCAGGAGCGTCTGGCCAAGATCGTGGGCGGCGTGGCCGTCATCAACGTCGGTGCCGCCACCGAGACCGAGATGAAGGAGAAGAAGGCCCGCGTGGAAGACGCCCTGAACGCCACCCGCGCGGCCGTCGAGGAAGGCATCGTGCCCGGCGGCGGCGTGGTCCTGGCCCGCTCCGGCAAGGTCTGCGCCAAGGTCAAGGCCGCCGACGACGACGAACAGGCCGGTATCAACATCATCGCCCGCGCCGTGGAAGAACCCCTGCGCCAGATCGCGGCCAACGCCGGTCTGGAAGGCTCCATCGTCGTGGAGAAGATCAAGGAAGGCAAGGGCGGCTTCGGCTACAACGCCGCGACCGACAACTACGAGGACCTGATCAAGGCCGGTGTCATCGACCCGAAGAAGGTCACTCGCACCGCCCTGCAGAACGCCGCCTCCGTGGCCGGTCTGCTGCTGACCACCGAATGCGCCATCGCCGACAAGCCCGAGAAGGACAGCGGCGCCCCGGCCATGCCCGGCGGCATGGGCGGCATGGGCGGAATGGGCGGCATGGGCGGCATGTACTAA
- a CDS encoding tetratricopeptide repeat-containing diguanylate cyclase, whose amino-acid sequence MSLTPQELIDFEHTIKDCMAEFVPFTSYSLFFPREKSAEIPEPEFRAEDSELILPLVFKGEMMCYFIAKGVRLKAPATAPKYLMALAASVLEKLALYKKAVTDPLTGLYSRNFFFEELEQAIDQVQGCLATGSCRAGVEAREPEMAFSGTFGVIFLDLDTFQPVNERYGYLKGDDILGEVGRLLGLVCPKYTTVARFANDKFAILVPDAKPHACFQLSEVIRSGLSKLSFTDDITNDTITITGSLGYVCYPQGLEGAQFRRTPSEQARMIVRKARKGVAVAKDQGRNRVFGYADILSKGGRVLETLPMNRMVVSLGEASGAKVGQRFLVRSPKSGGIASASLTEDERLSGRYPAMYKGEVVLVEVQDDIAFAEALHLGDAAWAVEPGDRLNLIEGDESLFSPEQEIKDDTMPSHDGATQLLRYGEFVSWFAKARLKPESFGLSLIRILDQPEENDRYQDGMDHMARDVARLARGVFGDAATGGRFGLNGMIFFSDGVDRQTLMDRTLELERAVARNLGLKLSVGSARYPFLNFDRADMLENCRKALEHALLLPEPRVAVFDSISLNLSADRRFMDGDIYGAIEEFKLALLDDGNNLLARNSLGICYAQLGRFEEARHEFERVVELDKKDVLALYNLGWANHRLGDLKSAEKAYRQCLKAEPGHVYSLMRLGSIEEKANHLKKAANLYKKAADQPGGERMVLRPLARVAYRQGDIEGTREYLHLALNADHNDHQAMHMLAKLYLDQGEDPQIAEVLARQSSALAPGVSAYWDTLVEALEAQGKGEEAAIVAARAAG is encoded by the coding sequence GTGTCGCTCACTCCCCAGGAGCTGATCGATTTCGAACACACCATCAAGGATTGCATGGCGGAGTTCGTTCCCTTCACCTCCTACAGCCTGTTCTTTCCCAGGGAGAAGTCGGCCGAGATTCCCGAACCCGAGTTCCGGGCCGAGGACAGCGAGTTGATCCTGCCGCTGGTCTTCAAGGGCGAGATGATGTGTTACTTCATCGCCAAGGGCGTACGCCTCAAGGCCCCGGCCACGGCCCCGAAGTACCTCATGGCCCTGGCCGCATCCGTGCTCGAGAAGCTGGCCCTGTACAAGAAAGCGGTCACCGATCCGCTGACCGGCCTGTATTCGCGCAACTTCTTCTTCGAGGAACTGGAGCAGGCCATCGACCAGGTCCAGGGTTGCCTGGCCACGGGGTCCTGCCGGGCCGGAGTGGAGGCCCGCGAACCCGAGATGGCCTTTTCCGGGACCTTCGGGGTCATCTTCCTCGATCTGGATACCTTCCAGCCCGTGAACGAGCGCTACGGCTACCTCAAGGGCGACGACATCCTGGGCGAGGTCGGGCGGCTGCTGGGCCTGGTCTGCCCCAAGTACACCACCGTGGCGCGCTTCGCCAACGACAAGTTCGCCATCCTGGTGCCCGACGCCAAGCCCCACGCCTGCTTCCAGCTGTCCGAGGTCATCCGCTCGGGGCTGAGCAAGCTGTCCTTCACCGACGACATCACCAACGACACCATCACCATCACCGGCAGCCTGGGCTACGTCTGCTATCCGCAGGGGCTGGAGGGCGCGCAGTTCCGGCGCACCCCTTCCGAGCAGGCGCGCATGATCGTGCGCAAGGCCCGCAAGGGCGTGGCCGTGGCCAAGGACCAGGGCCGCAACCGGGTCTTCGGCTACGCCGACATCCTGTCCAAGGGCGGCCGGGTCCTCGAAACCCTGCCCATGAACCGCATGGTCGTGTCCCTGGGCGAGGCCTCCGGGGCCAAGGTCGGCCAGCGCTTCCTGGTCCGTTCGCCCAAGTCCGGCGGCATCGCCTCGGCCTCTCTGACCGAGGACGAGCGCCTTTCCGGCCGCTACCCGGCCATGTACAAAGGGGAGGTGGTCCTGGTCGAGGTCCAGGACGACATCGCCTTTGCCGAGGCACTGCATCTGGGCGACGCGGCCTGGGCCGTGGAGCCCGGAGACCGCCTGAACCTCATCGAGGGCGACGAAAGCCTGTTCTCGCCCGAACAGGAAATAAAGGACGACACCATGCCGAGCCACGACGGCGCGACCCAGCTTCTTCGATACGGCGAATTCGTCTCCTGGTTCGCCAAGGCCCGGCTCAAGCCCGAGTCCTTCGGCCTGTCCCTGATCCGCATCCTGGACCAGCCCGAGGAGAACGACCGCTACCAGGACGGCATGGACCACATGGCCCGCGACGTGGCCAGACTCGCGCGCGGGGTGTTCGGCGACGCGGCCACCGGCGGGCGGTTCGGCCTCAACGGCATGATCTTCTTCAGCGATGGCGTGGACCGGCAGACCCTCATGGACCGCACTCTGGAGCTCGAACGGGCCGTGGCCCGCAATCTCGGCCTCAAGCTCTCCGTGGGCTCCGCCCGCTACCCGTTCCTCAATTTCGACCGGGCCGACATGCTCGAAAACTGCCGCAAGGCGTTGGAGCACGCCCTGCTTTTGCCCGAACCGAGGGTGGCCGTGTTCGACTCCATCTCGCTCAACCTGTCCGCCGACCGGCGGTTCATGGACGGCGACATCTATGGGGCCATCGAGGAGTTCAAGCTGGCCCTGCTCGACGACGGCAACAACCTCCTGGCCCGCAACTCGCTCGGCATCTGCTACGCCCAGCTCGGCCGGTTCGAGGAGGCCCGCCACGAGTTCGAGCGGGTGGTGGAGCTCGATAAAAAGGACGTCCTGGCCCTGTACAACCTGGGCTGGGCCAACCACCGCCTGGGCGACCTCAAGTCCGCGGAAAAGGCATACCGCCAGTGCCTCAAGGCCGAGCCCGGACACGTCTATTCGCTCATGCGCCTGGGTTCCATCGAGGAAAAGGCCAACCACCTCAAGAAGGCCGCCAACCTCTACAAAAAAGCTGCCGACCAGCCCGGCGGCGAGCGCATGGTCCTGCGTCCGCTGGCCCGCGTAGCCTACCGCCAGGGCGACATCGAAGGCACCCGCGAATACCTGCACCTGGCCCTGAACGCCGACCACAACGACCACCAGGCCATGCACATGCTCGCCAAACTCTATCTCGACCAGGGCGAGGACCCGCAGATCGCCGAGGTCCTGGCCCGCCAGTCCTCGGCCCTGGCTCCCGGCGTGAGCGCCTATTGGGACACCCTGGTCGAAGCCCTCGAAGCCCAGGGCAAGGGCGAGGAAGCCGCCATCGTCGCTGCCAGGGCAGCGGGCTAG
- a CDS encoding DUF2975 domain-containing protein → MEQRIQRFARVFRAIFVAAFVLSPVIVATLWFSGGEVLLGDGGSTTIIGLVRDNVSLDAAHAPAFPLPWSQRWLGLAVSLIPLGPTMLCLWWLARLFGLFTAGEIFTGNTVKYIRRTGWTMLAGVILMPIHEALLTLVLTIHNPPGERLITISLESGDARDLLVAGIIILVSWIMDEGRKLRETDELTV, encoded by the coding sequence ATGGAACAGCGTATACAACGGTTTGCCCGGGTGTTCCGGGCCATTTTCGTAGCGGCATTCGTCTTGAGTCCGGTGATAGTGGCCACCCTGTGGTTTTCCGGGGGAGAGGTTTTGCTCGGGGACGGCGGGTCCACCACGATCATCGGGCTGGTCAGAGACAATGTCAGCCTGGACGCAGCGCACGCGCCCGCGTTTCCGCTGCCCTGGAGCCAGCGCTGGCTGGGGCTTGCGGTCAGCCTGATCCCGCTGGGGCCGACCATGCTCTGCCTGTGGTGGCTGGCGCGCCTGTTCGGGCTGTTTACCGCGGGTGAGATTTTCACCGGCAACACGGTCAAGTATATCCGCCGGACCGGCTGGACCATGCTGGCGGGCGTGATCCTCATGCCGATCCACGAGGCCCTGCTGACCCTGGTCCTGACCATCCACAACCCCCCGGGCGAACGGCTGATCACCATTTCGCTGGAATCGGGCGACGCCCGCGACCTGCTCGTCGCCGGGATCATCATCCTGGTCAGCTGGATCATGGACGAGGGGCGCAAGCTGCGCGAAACCGACGAACTGACGGTCTAG
- the groES gene encoding co-chaperone GroES, which translates to MKLKPLNDRVLVKRLEMEEKTAGGIYIPDSAKEKPMKGEVVAVGPGKLDEDGKRVKPTVKTGDLVLFAKYAGTEISIDGEEHLVMREDDILAIVE; encoded by the coding sequence ATGAAATTGAAACCGCTGAATGACCGCGTCCTGGTCAAGCGTCTTGAAATGGAAGAGAAAACCGCGGGTGGCATCTACATCCCGGATTCCGCCAAGGAAAAGCCCATGAAGGGTGAAGTCGTGGCCGTGGGCCCCGGCAAGCTGGACGAAGACGGCAAGCGCGTGAAGCCCACCGTCAAGACGGGCGACCTCGTCCTCTTCGCCAAGTATGCGGGCACCGAGATCAGCATCGACGGCGAAGAGCACCTGGTCATGCGCGAGGACGATATCCTCGCCATCGTCGAATAG
- a CDS encoding PH domain-containing protein: protein MGFLDGLMGNATEVSLEDVQAELAPILGDNEYIERAFKVIRDMYIFTSGRLLLIDKQGMTGKKVDYLSLPYGSIKAFSVETAGHFDLDSELTLHVTGLHEPIKKELKKGSDVVGIQKLLANKVL from the coding sequence ATGGGATTTCTTGACGGCTTGATGGGCAATGCGACCGAGGTTTCACTGGAGGACGTGCAGGCGGAACTGGCTCCTATCCTGGGCGACAACGAGTATATCGAGCGGGCCTTCAAGGTCATCCGCGACATGTACATTTTCACCTCGGGCCGTTTGCTGCTCATCGACAAGCAGGGCATGACCGGCAAGAAGGTCGATTACCTTTCCCTGCCCTACGGCTCCATCAAGGCCTTTTCCGTGGAGACCGCCGGACACTTCGACCTCGACTCCGAACTGACCCTCCACGTCACCGGCCTGCACGAACCCATCAAAAAAGAACTCAAAAAAGGCAGCGACGTGGTCGGCATCCAGAAATTGCTGGCGAACAAGGTGCTATAA